The segment cacttatttttttttgttcatcatttttgtgagtttttttttctgtgtgactTTTTAAGGCATCGTTAGGcgattttgttcatttttcgtgCTAATACTATTGTTGCTGTCGGTGCGACGTCGCGTTCTTGTCGGACTCCCAACTTTGCGATCAGTAATCGCGACGAATGGGAGTCGTTTCTTCTTGACACCCCCAAAGATGCCCGAACCCGACGCCGAGGGAGATTGGGTGACTGTGTGATAGATGAATTGCCCGGCGCGCGACGACACCTTGAACGGGGGCGAGTGATTATTGCTTGCTATACTGGATGCGGTAAGGTTGAATTTTGCCGATTTGCTGAAATTCCGGGATTTTTCGTCGTAAATGACGCGAACATTGTCCTCCGGTAAGGCATTTGGATGGGCAGTTGCCTCAATTTCGGTGctccatttatttttgctcGGCTTTTGTTCCTCGAACAAGTCATCTTCGAGCCAATGCGGGTTTTTTTTCGCGTGAAATCGCTTCTCGGACTGCGGCGGGAGCGTTCCTTCGAGCAAATCGATCAACTGCTTGTTCCGGCGATTGTATTTTTTCACGTACGGCGGCAAATCGTCGTCTTCTTCCTCGAGATGCGACTTCACTTTATTAAAATACGGATATTTTTCCTTGGATTTTCCGTTAATTTTCCGTGTGACGTCATCATGAGTCTCCAAACGGTTCGAATTGTCGTAGAAACTGATGCGTCCGCGATATTGGTCACTTCCGTAATTGGCGCGATATCCCGAACGGAATTGCCCGTCGTCCTTCACTTGACGCTGCTCCGTGCCAAAAGTCTGCGAAAGCTTCCGATTGCGATGTTTGGTGCGACGACGATGCGAATGAGGATTTTCTCCAAACTCGTCGTCGCGATGAAAGCGAGAAAAATGATGGTGTGCGGGCGAGAAGGAATGCGAGTAATATTCTGGAAGATAAGATGACGACTTGTGATGTTTTCTTGTGTGTTTTCGcatctttttgaattttgagtgATGATTCCGGCGTAACTGAAGCTCATCGTCGTCTTCGTCGGTATCCTCGTCGTAGTTGTTGTTTTCCAAGTCGTCATCAACTTCAGCACTTGTCTTGTAAATTTCTCGCACGTACGGCGATGGAGTagaggttgttgttgttgttgtcgacgtcgtcgttaGTACGGTTGTTGAATCTGTAATAgacatcattttattttttttagagcgttttctttttattttttggggagagagggaattattttttaatgtctgtctgtttaaaaaaaaatatttttttaatttttttttaattaaaagtcgaagttaaaaaaaaattaaaaaaataataaatatttaaaaaaaataacttaaagattaaaataaataatttataaatttaaaaataaaatttaaaatttaaatttcaaaaatttatttaatatttaaaaatattaattattattaatttaattatttatttaatttaaaaaaaaataaattttattaaattattaaattttattaatttaaaattattttattaaaaaattaattaaattaatttatttttatttaattaaaaattttattttaaaaatattaaaaaattgaaaaactattttataaattaaatttaatttaattcattttaataatttattaatattttttttttaaatatttaattttaaaaaataatctaaaaatattttcaatttaaattaattttaattatttttaaatataaaattttaattaaaaaaaaaaaaaaaaaaaaaaatttaaaaaaatgatttctcttaatttttaatatatttttaaaaaaatcaatttaaaaaataataaaaataatttattttaaattgtggttaaaattttaaaaaaaaaaattagaaaataaaaatgaattctttttctgtaaaaattaaaattttaaaattttgaaaaaaatttaaaaaataataatttgaagtaaataaataaatttataaacaaattcttttaatttgaaaaaaaaatttctttgaaaataaaaaaaataaaaaaaaaattattaaaaaaaattaaaaaattaaaaaatattaaaaaaaaaaatttgcaagaaatttatttccaaactttaacaaaaatttaaataaaaaataattttcttaaaaatcgaaaaaattaattttttttattaaatttaaataatttaaaaaaaaaaataaaatcataaaaaaaaattctttttgtttaaaaagagcaaaattggaaaaaattgccgttaaatatttgagaaaaaattaatttgaaaaaaaatcctgaactaaagtagaaatttatttttatgaaaaaaagttgaaaaaatcatcaaaaaaatgttaaaaaatcatcaaaaaaatgttaaaaaatcaaaaaatttgcaacaattttttttattttttaaattctttaaaaaaaattgttaaatatttttttgctattaaattcaaactaaaataaataaaatttataattaatttttaaaaatacttaaacttttataaataataatataaaatacgctcaaataaaatttttcatgacaaaaaaaacttttttttatcatcttgtcttttgttgtttgttgttgttgctcttCTTACACTGATAATAATAGCACGTGAAGCATAAAAAAGTGTGAATTGGTAACGGGTGGCATGGCATGTTGTTAACGTGATgagaaaaacgtaaaaaaagaaaaaaacatgcaaaaaacgATGACATATTCGTCATTTTAAGTACGCCTGTCGTCGACATCGTCGGATTTTCACCCCGGAAAAGgcgtttttgatttttaaacgcGAGTCGCACCCAACAAAAAAGACCTCATTACACACTTTGTCATGCAAATTCCGCgacaattcaatatttttttcgtttttttctttttcattatttattcataaattcattCCATCATgcttgatttaaatatttttttttctaaattttagatatgcgcatattttattattttttttagcaaaaaatatagaaaaaatcacTTACCCAAGTAATCGTCGGCATCGGAGTCAATTCTGCCAAAAACGGGTGTGCTATCGTTGAGAATGCGTCGTTGCTCCTCATTGATGTCGACACTGTCGAAAAACCTATTATATTTATCtgcatcataatttttgtaatcgtTATTGCTTCCATTATCATTATCGTCGTTCTTCTTTGCCGACAACTCGATAAAATCGTCTTCGGTCTCTTCGCTGCTATCGAGCACGGGATCGAGACGCACAATTGCCGGCATCTGTTTGTCTTTGTCGAGAACACTTTCCAGATTAAACTCGTCGCCGTCAGCTGGTGCCAGTGCAATAAAATTCTCATCTTCATCATTTTCGCGTCGATGTCGGTATTTAACCTGCTTTGTGTGAGTGACAACAATATCAATCAGGAGACGTGCCAAGATGattgaaatgaaagaaaaaacgggagagaaaaaagagaattgATTGAGAAACAAGAAAACAGCAAATTATCTATCAAGAAGTACATAAAAAAGGTAGCGAGaattattttgtgagaaaaattttcattttttttaaaaattaattaattaaatttaatttaaaaaaaattaaattaataataaataaaattaattttaaaattaaattaaattattttttaaattaaatcattaaattaatttaataaatttggctataaatttttatttttttttattaaaaaaattctattaatttaataatgtattttgaaaaattcaattaatttttttaataatatttaattataaaatctaatttatttaaataaaaaattaaataaattaaaatagaaaaatttattattactgtttatttaattttattttttttttgaattaacaagaaagcgattttcaaattttaattatatttgctaattttttcattttcctgaaattataattttattaatattttttttcattttaatttattctttagtttattttatattcttaattataatttaattttaattaaattaaaaatttaataaaaaaaatatttaattaaattaatttaaaaattaaagttaaagcaaacaaaaaataaaatatttaattatgcggctaattaattttatataatattaataaaaacataaataaataaataaaatttaagtttaattaattctgtaaaattaacaaaaaattaataatttttatgttaaaaatttttataatttaaaaaaaaatcgtaaataaaaaaaattcataaaaataaaatttcatctaaagtaaaatgaaaaaaattaatgaatttgaagttattaaaaaaatttaaatttataaaaaataaaattttaaataattaattaaaaaatttcataataaatttattttgatttatttttcaataatttttttaatatttaatttttttttttcatttttcaacttaatattaattaataatttttttttaaaattatttatttatattaatttattttattaatttttattaaattaatattttatgaatgaaaacaaaaaaaataaaataaaaaaaataagaaattttttaacaaatcaaaacaaaaccatgACACTACAAAAAtacccttttttttctcacaaaatcacaTCTACCAAcgcaaaaataatgagaaatgaCACATGTCGCCTCAGTTACACACAAAACTCAAACGATTTTTCTACGAAACGATTTAGAAAGAGAGAGatgagggatttttttttgccgttatCTATTTTTAAGTATACCGATAGGATTGACACGTTAACTAGCGAGTTGTTTCGACATTTccttaaatttgtatttattttcgcAAACACATCGATAGGAAAAAGTTAAGTGACATTTTGATTGATGTAACTAATCTACTGAAGTAAACGTGAGCAAAATTCCAACAGACGTTCAATAATTAgttgattttcaaattaaaagtttgtctGCATTTTCAGaagaaaccacgtgaccttctttcctttttttatcgattggCAAAATTTAATCTATCCTTCGggattttgtagaaaaaataaaaaaaaaatccgcccgagagaaaaattcaatagcTTTTCATCGAATTCGATTCagcggaagaaaaaaatttcgaagtaAATCACAAGTTaaaagaaaacgaagaaagagaaaaattttcatcaatcttCCATTAAATAGACGAGTTATTGATTTTGCCATTAAAAAACGGGAGAAAATGctccaataataatatatttctttcaattattatttttattttttttttgctcaaaaagaaaacgagtaaaaagtaagaaatatCTGCAGCAATTTACCTTCGAGAatgatcgtcgtcgtcgaaaaaaaaagtttttgcttcattggagcgaattaatttaacaaccgGTGTTCCGTTTGctcgaaatgcatttttacttACGACACAGAGGAAAATTGCTCGTTCAATGTCAGAATTTATGGAAAACAAGGCAAGAAGGAGTGCATTCGAATAATAAAAGCTGGTCGTCGTTGTTAAGCGTTCAAAGACTCTTATCTGCCATCAATCATTTGACCtagattatgaaaaatttttagcttccaAAGCAACCTTTCGTTTTCGACGTTTGGGTTGTTCGTTTGGCGTTGTCATAACATGAAATGCATGCTCCAACTAACACACACAAAACggaaacaaataaatgaaatgcgAATATTTTTCGGAGGGAGTTtgcgaaattttatgaaattcgtgATTCTATCCTTACGGGAATTTTTGGTCTGTCtgttatgaaatttcttattaaaaaaattaaataaaattaaggttaataaaaaaattattttttttttaattaatttaattattaatttttttatttaatttattttttaattaattatttttatgaaaagttgaatagttcaattttaatttaatcataaaaataattaattaaaataataaataaatttaaaaagataattaaaatataattaaataaaaataataaaattaattttaaaaataattcaatttgaaaaaaaattaaaatcctttcggttgttttttaattttaaaaaattttgttaattaaacttacaattaaaaataaaattattaaatacacaaaataaattaaataaaaaaaattatttaaatttattaattaatttcttaaaaaattatttatttaaaaaaaataaataaaacttgaaattaaagtttttatttaaattttattaatttaattaatattttttaataatttaaattttttaattgcaaaaaagcaattttaaaatttttgataattttatttaaataaataatttaactcaactcaaatttttatttatatttttttatttttataaactaaactaaaattctctaaaaattttctaaacatttttcttgtaaaaagaaattttttttttcatttttttatttaaaaaattaaaaattgtaaaatatttttttaataggttATGGGTCCATTAAAtcagcatatttttttttatttgaaaaaattatttggaaattttaaaaattatttttcaaaaattggaaagtaaacatttttaaattaaaaattgaaatattttaaaaaattcttaatatttgtaaaaaaattattcgtttcttaagttttttacaaattttcaaaattttcaaagaaaatattttcttcaatatgaaaattatacaaaatttccaaaaatttcccaaaacattttttcactttttgaaaCTCTTTTGAgagtctttaaaaatttaacttcttagcttataaattgtaaaatattaatacgAAATGCGCTCAcagaatttcacaaaaattccctttttatcaaaaaaaataattttaactgttATATTTTACTATAAATTCTGCCATTTCCGTACTCGTGCCTTTTCCAGCTTGTCTCTTTCtctatgataaaaaataatacaaaacgcTATAAGGAAGGCAATTTCTCCAatttaatatcttttaaaatgcAATCAACTTCAACTAATGGCTTAGTTTCCTGATGTTAACAATTGTTTGTAGGCATCTTGTTATCCAGCCGATTTGTGCCCGATAAAAGATGcaacatgaaaatatttctctctgtctctctcttaatgaaaaatgaaatgataaaatacaattaaaatgcattttgcaACAACACACATAACATAACATAAATGTAACAAGAAGTTTATTAATCACGTACAAAATATCGTTGGAGAGATACTTACTTTAACTTGTTCTTGTGAATTTGTTGTATCGAGTCCtggaatgaaagaaaaaaaaagagaaagaagtgAGTAAAATAGCTACATTAGTAAAGCTCTTTAGTtcggatttaatttttctttgcttgGAATGTATTTGGAAATAATTACGATATCTCTCTTTGAatcgatttgaaaaattctatgggttgaaaaatgatgaattttacacgaaaaagatttttttaaattcgtgacatttttttcgtgcaattttttttaaatttaaatctataaaaaaagttcgtgatacttgataaaaaaaaaaatttagtataaatttgcttttagttaaaaattaattcagtgTTCGAAAAACCTTTGTTAAgaatcaacttttaatttaaaaaaatgtttttaaaaactttattcgcGATTTATTTCGCTCTTTTGGCAATTTCTTTCGTAAAATCGGATCCTGAAGGTGAATGTCCCAAACGAGACAATCCATTAAGTTTTACTTTTCTTCCTGATGACACCTATTGTGATACTTTTTGGCAATGTTTGCATGGAACTCATTATAAACTCATTTGTCCAGCAGGTTTAATGTTCAATGTTGAGacaaaggtaatttttaagaataatttaattttattaattttttttttatttttttaatttgtttttttttagctttgtgATTTTCCAGAATATGTAGATTGTGTAGATGATGATGTtagtgaaaattgaatttgaagtACATCTTGAACtagtttttagttcaaaaaataattttgattgaaaaaaaaaatgttttcaagttattcaattcaaatcaaatcaataaaatctgATTggatccaaattttttttttgttttatatttattttaatatcaataagtatagatgaaaaaataaaaaataaaatgttttaatttttgaaaaatattttcaaataattttttagttaaaattatttattattttttattttatttttatttttttataatttatattaattttaaaaaatttaaaagtaaaaaataaaattaatgattaaaaaattttttaaaaaatatgtaaatctatatttcaattattttgaatgtttaaatgaattaattggaaattcagtaaaaatattttttctccaaattttaatgaattattcaaAGCCataatattcatgaaaaattatcaaaaaaatttaaattaattttttttatttaatttttttttttaaataaaattattaatcttttttattaaaaataaagttaattaaaattattaatcttttttattaaaaattatttattttatttttttttaaattattaaattaaattaaattaattattttttaaattttattacttctgttgaattaaaaaaaaatttaaatataaatttaagttaggtcgaaaaaatttaaattaatgaaatattctaaattaattaaaaattaacgaaaattaatttaaaaaaaaagtcacttaaACTCATCCCCTTCCAACCTACAGAGTCATTTGATCAGATCAACCATGTATGAAGAAATGTCTTGCCAATCTCCCGCTTATCTctctctcacacacacacacaaaacgtTCAATATTTCAAAGCCACGCTTGGGACGAGAACATACGAGAACTTTATTATAAACTTCTCTGAACGAATGAAAAAtagactttaaaatttttttcgtcgtcgtcgttggcaGCAGATAGATCGCGTTCTCAATgttattgcaataaaaaaccTATTAAAACTTATGCAACAtaaagaggcaaaaaaaaaaattgtgtgctcGTAACTGATGCTCTGCGATGCATGCGAGCAAGCAGGAAAGGCAACAaacatatgaaaatttattttacatgcaTGGAAAACCCCTTTTATGACTCCCTTTGATCGtatcagcaatttttttttcattatagaGTTTAGTTACTCTTTATTCGCGTACGGAGCACGAgtttccgtttattttttttatgttttataacaatttcatTGCACGAGAACAACAACGATGTAACGCAACGACAACCACCCGCCCGCTCTGTAAAAGGtcttttgtaatttatgtGAATTCGATTgtgtttttattacatttttacaaaaatctggGTCACG is part of the Culicoides brevitarsis isolate CSIRO-B50_1 chromosome 3, AGI_CSIRO_Cbre_v1, whole genome shotgun sequence genome and harbors:
- the LOC134833819 gene encoding putative pre-mRNA-splicing factor ATP-dependent RNA helicase DHX16, which gives rise to MSKYKKHRPMCHMIVLTLMMIVLFSTALGLDTTNSQEQVKVKYRHRRENDEDENFIALAPADGDEFNLESVLDKDKQMPAIVRLDPVLDSSEETEDDFIELSAKKNDDNDNGSNNDYKNYDADKYNRFFDSVDINEEQRRILNDSTPVFGRIDSDADDYLDSTTVLTTTSTTTTTTSTPSPYVREIYKTSAEVDDDLENNNYDEDTDEDDDELQLRRNHHSKFKKMRKHTRKHHKSSSYLPEYYSHSFSPAHHHFSRFHRDDEFGENPHSHRRRTKHRNRKLSQTFGTEQRQVKDDGQFRSGYRANYGSDQYRGRISFYDNSNRLETHDDVTRKINGKSKEKYPYFNKVKSHLEEEDDDLPPYVKKYNRRNKQLIDLLEGTLPPQSEKRFHAKKNPHWLEDDLFEEQKPSKNKWSTEIEATAHPNALPEDNVRVIYDEKSRNFSKSAKFNLTASSIASNNHSPPFKVSSRAGQFIYHTVTQSPSASGSGIFGGVKKKRLPFVAITDRKVGSPTRTRRRTDSNNSISTKNEQNRLTMP